CAAGATGAGAATAATTATTGTTAGAGGGGCGAAGCAGGGTGCGGCGCGGATTTTGTGATCGTGGCACAGCGGGGGACTACCCTTTATTCCCCATCATGTGACTAGGTAAGTGGCTAATTACTTGAGACAAAAGCCGTGGCTGACGGCCCGGCGGGTCACAAGGGAATGCGCCGCAGCGGCCCGAAGGGCAGCCTGTGCGACAGTTTGGGCGAATGTTGACTGAAAGAAACTTTTTTTACGGGGGGGCTTGGGCGCGCCGGTTTTGCTGTGCGGTGGATTGCTGTGGCTGCTACTGTAGCGGTCGCGTGAAGCAATATTAATGAACAAAGGTTTTAGGGGGTGGGGGTGTGGGGGAGGAGACCCTTTTGCAAAAGGGTCCCTCCCCCACAAAAAGTCTTCAGGGGATATCCCTAAATGAGGGTGCAGGGGGCTGGCGGGCCTGCTCGGCTCCGCCGTAGAAGCACATGTGTCTGACCATGCCGTCCACGAGGCCCACCTTGGGGATGATGAACCTGCCCGCGCCTGACCTGGCCGCCACTGTGAGAAATATCTCCAGCGCGGGCACGATGACGTCCGCCCTGTACTGGTTGAGGCGGTAGCGCGCCATGCGGTCGGCATAGGGCAGGTTGCGCAGGTCTTCGTACAGGGCTTGCAGTTCTGCGCGGCTGGCGGGTTTGCCCTCTTTTTTGTCCAGCAGCTTGGCGGCCTTGTTGATGTTGCCGCCAGAGGCGATGATCTGGCGCGGCTTGTAGGTTTCGGCCATGCGCGCCAGGTGGGCGTCAAGGCGCAGCCATTCCTCCGGCGCAACAACCTGGGCCAGCATGCGCAGCGTGCCCACCTGAAAGGACTGGGCCTCCAACAGGGTGTTGTTTTTCACGGCGATGATTTCGGTGCTGCCGCCGCCCACGTCCACATAGAGCGCGGTTTCGTCCGGTTCTGTCCAGGCGGAGAAGGTATTGGCCTCAAAGAGGATTTCTGCCTCCTCCACACCGGAGATGATGGAAATCTCAAGCCCTGTGGCGCGGCTCACGCTGCTGATGAGGGCCGGGCCGTTGGCGGCGTCGCGCATGGCGCTGGTGGCGCAGATGCGGTAGTGATCCACGCCGTAGGCCCGCATGAGGTGCACAAAGGCCGTCATGGCTTCGAGAAACATGTGCTGTCTGGCGTCGGAGATGCGGCCGCTGGTGAAAACGTCGGCTCCAAGGCGTACGGGGATGCGCAGGTAGGCGCTTTTTTTGACGGGCTTGTCCGGCCCCAGCTCAGAAACGTCGCTGATAAGGCAGCGGATGGCATTGGATCCCACGTCCATGGCGGCAACGGTGTGCAGTTTCATCTTACTCTCCGCAGGCGGCTGGAGTGCCCGTAGCGGCAGGCGCTGCAGCGGGGACGGAGTATGGCGCCATGGAGGCGGGCGCTGTCTGGTGCACCGGTTTTACGCCGCCATGCAGGTGGGCCTTGTGGCGGTAATAGTCGTGCAGCATGGTCTGCGACCGGCAGGGAATGGAGGCAAGCCCCGAATGATAGCTGTTGGCGCAGGTGTCGGCAAGCACGCGGGCCTTGATGTTGTCCGACCACTGGATGGCAAAGATGTCCCTGAGGGTCTGGGCCAGTTGCGGGCAGTATATGGGGGCGGCCACCTCAAGCCTTCTGTCGAGGTTTCTGGGCATCCAGTCCGCGCTGGAAATAAAGACCTTTTCCGCGTCATTGTTGCAGAAGATGATGATTCTGGCGTGTTCCAAAAATTTGTCCACGATGCTGATGGCCCAGATGTTCTCGCTGAGGCCGGGCTGCTGGGGTTTTAAGCAGCACGCGCCGCGCACGATAAGGCGCACCTCCACCCCGGCCTTGCCCGCCCTGTAGAGCAGGTTGATCATGCTCTCGTCGGTCAGGCTGTTGAGTTTGGCGTAGATGTAGGCCGGTTTGCCCGCGCGGGCATTGCGTATTTCCGCCTCGATATGCCGCGAAAAAACGCTGCGCATGTTGTGCGGGGCCACCACCAGATCCTTGCTGACCATGGGCTTGTGCGAGGCCCCAAGAAAATTGAAAATGCTGCGCGCGTCCTCGGCAAGGCGCTGGTTGGCGCTCAGCAGGCCCACGTCGCTGTAGAGCCGGGCCGTGTCCTCATTGAAATTGCCTGTGCCTATGTAGACATAGCCCGTTTTTTTACGGCCCTCGGTACGTTCAACCAGCAGGAGCTTGCTGTGTACCTTGAGGTCCCGCAGCCCGTGAATGATACATACGCCCGCCTGGTGCAGGATGTCGATGGTCCTGACGTTGCGCTCCTCGTCAAAGCGGGCCATGAGCTCCACGAATACCGTGACCTTCTTGCCGTTCTGGGCAGCGTTGACCAGGGCGTTGATGACGCGCGAATGGTCGGCCGTGCGGTACAGGCTTATGGAAATATCCGTGACCTTGGGGTCAATGGCGGCCTCGCAGAGAAAATCCACCACATGATTGAAGGTGTGGTAGGGAAAGTGCAGCAGGATGTCCTTTTTCTTCACTACCTTGAGAATGCTGGAAAAGGGTTTGATGTCCGGGTGTTCCAGCGGCGGCATGACGCGGTTTTCAAGGTCGGGGCGCACGCGGGGAAAGTTCATGAGGCTGCGCATCATGTGGTAGCGCGCGCCGGGGTCAAGCTCGCCGCTCTTGAGGTGGAGCTTTGACGCCAGCAGGTTCAGCAGGTCCTGGGGCATGGCCTGGTCATAGATGAGCCGCACAGGACGGCCGCGCAGCCTGTGTTCCAGCCCTTCTTCCATTTTTTCAATGAGGCTTTTGGACACGTCGTCGTCAAGGGTCAGCTCCGCGTCGCGCATGACCTTGAAGGTATAGGCCGAAATGGCGTCGTAGTTGAACATGAAAAAGATGTCGTTGAGGCAAAGGCGGATGATGTCGTCCACAAAGATGATGTCGCTGCACCCGGCTGGCGAGGGCATTTCAACAAAGCGCGGGCACTCGGCGTTGACCGGAATGCGCAGTATGGCATAGCGGTTCTTGTTGCCGCTGGCGGGCTGCATTTTGACGGCGTGGTATATGTGACTGTCCTGAAGAAAGGGCAGGTTGGCGCTCTTGGTCAGCATGAGGGGAACCAGCTGCGGATTGATGACCTGGGCGAAATAGTCGCGGCAAAATTTTTCCTGCCCAGGGGTGAGCTGAGTTTCGTTGCGCACCCGTATGCCCTGCTCCTGCATGGCGGCAACGATGCTTTTATACGTTTCGCGGAAGGCGGCCTGCCCTTTGGCCACGCTGCTGTTGACGCGTTGCAGGGCCTCCTGCGGGCTGAGGCCGCCCATGAGCAGTATTTTTCCGGGTTCGCGGCTGCGTGAAAGACGCGCCAGCGAGGCCACGCGCACCTTGATAAATTCGTCCTGATTGCTGGAGAAAATACCCAGAAAGCGCAGCCGCTGCACGAGAGGATTGGACGGGTCGCGGGCTTCCTGCAGTATGCGCTCGTTAAAGCACAACCAGCTCAACTCCCTGTTGTTCATCTTGCCACTGTCTTTCATGATCAAAGCTCCAGGCTCCACAATATGTTATGGTATGCCTGTGCATGTAGCACCCCTGTGTGAAGAACATGTGACAAAAGGAACGCAAGTTTATTTTTGCGCCTTTGCGAGGGCGGTTTCGCAGCGATCTTGCCTGATCGTCTGAGGGCATGAGTAAAAAAAGAGCAGATGCCTTCGGCCCCGTCCTTCGGAAGCTCAGACCTGAAAGAAAGCTCACTCAAGGCCAGCTCAACGAGATGGTTGTGGGCCTTATCCAAGGATTCAAGCGGAGCACTCTGATTTATTCAGCGGGATAATAGCGGAATAAGAGCGGGATAAAACGGCTATGGAACGAAAAAAGCCCTTACGGCTCGTCTCCGTAAGGGCTAAAAAAATCTGGTTGCGGGGGCAGGATTTGAACCTACGACCTTCGGGTTATGAGCCCGACGAGCTACCGAGCTGCTCCACCCCGCGACACGGCAACAGTGTGTTGTTGCGAAACAGATAAGTAGTCCTTTGGTAGCAAAGTGTCAAGCACAATCGCAAAATAATTTTTGTGCGTTATAAATATCAGGCAGATAGGCGGGCAGTTTGGCGCGCGCCGGGCAGGCCCGCGCAGGACGCAAACGCTCCTACCGACACGGTGCCCCCCCCACACAGCGCACCCTGCCCGCATGGCGCACTCCGTCCCATTCATCGCGCCCCGTGTATCGCGCCCTGTTCATCGAGTTTGGCGCACCCCGTTTGTCATTCCCCGCCCGGGCACCCCCTATCTGCGCACAGTGTATTGGGCGCGCATCCTGCCGGGAGCAGTCTATCCCCCAACACGTCAGCACAGGCATGACCCCCAAGCAAGGCTCCTGAATAATTATCCCCAATGCTTGCAGGCGTTCGCTTCAATCACATGGCAGCACTGGAAGCCTGAGGGCACGCATTCGCTTCGTGCGTCCGCCACGCTGCCGCCAGGGCCATGTTAAAGCGGGCTTGCTCCAGGGCAAAGGCCGTGCCGCTTTTTACGAACAACAGCTTTCATAATTTTTATTCGTAATATTAGTATATTAGACATGATAGGAACAGTGTTTACGGGGCGTTCCGACCATCAACGACAATGGGTATGAAATATCTCCGGCTTCGAGGCGTGGACGGGGTGGGCGTGAATTACCGTTTCAGCGTGGCTATAAGGAACATTGAATATCGTATAAATATTAAATGAAATTATTATGTTAATCAGTTTACGCACAAAGGGGACGAGCAGTTGCCTGCATCCGCGCACATGGGTGACACGCTGGCAAGACGCGCAAGCAACACACGCTGGCAAGGCACACCCCAAGGCACGCTGACAACAGGGCGGTGGCTTTTGGTTTGCCAGACAACGTTGCGCATCACGCAGAAAAAAGCGCGCCCGCCTGAATGTTCAGGCGGGCGCGCTGTGCGTCAGTGCAAAAATCACTGCTTGTGGAGGGGATGTTCAGCCAGATGCGCTATGCATCGCACTCTGGCCGTTTCTGGCTGCCAGAGCGGGGGGCTGGTCAGGCCGTTTTCATGCCGTCAGTGGTGACAGCCAAGGCGGCCAACTCAGGCGACAACCGAGCGGCCAATCCCGGCAGTCAGTCCCGGCAGTCAGTCCGCTCCATTGCAGGCTGTGACATTATGCCGCCGTGCGAGCTTTTTTCTTTTCTTCAGTCTTTCGCAGGGTAAAGGCAAATATGGCGCCCACCAAGGCCACCACAGCCAGGCACTGGAAGGTGCGCGGCAGGCCGTAATTGTCGGCCACCCAGCCGAGCACAGGCGCGAACACGCCGCCCAGGCTCGTGGCCAGGCCCAGCGTCACGCCAGAGGCAAAGCCGATATTTCGGGCAAGGTACGTCTGCCCAAGCACGACCAGCGAACTGAAGGGCACGTAGAGAACAAAGCCCAGCAGCGGCAGCATGGCATAGGCGGCGTAAAGATTGGGCATCAGGCTGAAAGCCAGCACAACGGGCGTGACCAGGGCGAATGCCAGGCGCACGATGGCCCGGAAGCCATATTTGTCGGCCAGAACGCCGCCAAGTATGTTGCTCATGACGCCGAACGTGCAGAAGACGGTCAGGGCCACGGCTCCGGCGGCCTTGCTCTGGCCAAAACCGCTCACCCAGTACAGGGGAATAAAGGTGTTAAAACCGATAAAAAGGATGGAGCGGGTAATGATGGCTCCGGTGAGCTTTGAAAATTCGCGCCAGTTATTTGGCAGCGCGGCATCTTCGCCGGGTTTTGCCTTGCCGTCTGTGGTCTGGGCGGGCTGCGCATCTTTAGCGCCCTTGGGTTGCCCGTAGGCCGCCTCAGCGGTTCGTTGCGCCGCCGCCGCCGCTTCGGGCGCGACCATGCGCATGATGAGCAGCAGAAGAATAGAGGCCATGACCGTAGCCAGCAGGCCGAAGATGGCCATGCCCGGCATGCCGAACATGCTCAGAAAAAATGTGGCCAGCAGGGGGCCTACCACAAAGCCCGCGTTGCCGCCGATGGAAAAAATGCTCATGCCCGTGCCCTTGCTTTCGCCGGACACCTTGTTGGCAAAACGCGCGCCTTCGGGATGAAAGAGCGCCGCGCCCACGCCGCTGACGCCAATGGCCGCGAAAATGGCCCAGTAGCTGGACATGAAGCCAACGGCAGTCAGGCCGACGCCCGCCAGAAGCACGCCCAGCGGAATAAGCCAGGGCTTGGAGAGCTTGTCCGCCATGAGGCCGAAGAGCGGCTGAATGATGGACGAAAGGCAGGAGTATGCGAACATCAGCCCGCCCGTGGCCTGATACGACAGTCCGTAATGTGTGCGCAAAAAGGGCAGAACAGCGGGGAGAGCCCCGCCGTTTACGTCGCAGGACAGATGCCCCAGTGACACAAGTGATATCTTTTTTTTGTCCATCGGCGCAACCTACACTAATATCACAGTAAAACCAAGGAGGGGCCCGCGTAAAATTTTATACAATCATGCATATTGGTTGAAATAAATGGGCTGCATTTTTTAAGGAAACGCAGATGTATTCCGCTTGGCGGACGTGCTTCACTTTTTTTGAAACAGTCGAGGTCGGAAGAGTCCACTCCTGCTTCAAAAAAAGAGCGCGCCTTGCCAAACGAAACAACTGCGCGTTTCCGGGAGCCTCTTTAACCAGTGCTTCCTTAACTGCAATGCGCCTTGCCCGCAGGCGTCTTTGCCGCAGAGCCGCAGCGTGGTTGTGCCAGCCTGTGCGCCGTTGACGCGCTTGCCCCCCTCGCATAATCATGAACGCAACAGTATGAACATCTGTAACTTCAACGCCCAGCCCACGCCAGCCCGAACTCCGGCGGATTACGCGGCCTGCGCGGATATCTGGCTGGAGGCGTCCCTGCTGGCGCACGACTTTGTAGACCCGGCGCTGTGGACTGCGCAGCGTGAAGCCATGGCGCGGCACTATCTGCCCGCATCGCAGGTGACGCTTTTTCGGCATGCTGACCGCCCCATTGCCTTTGCCGCCGTGTGCAGACCTGACGACGAAGACCTGCTTGCCGCGCTTTTCGTGGCTCCGGCCTTCTGGCGCAAGGGATTCGGCAGCGCGCTTCTGCGGCATGTGCAGCGTGGACGTGCCCGGCTGCGGCTTGATGTGTACCGCGCCAATACAGGGGCGCTGGCATTTTACCAAAGCATGGGCTTTGCGCCTGTGGGCGAAAGCCTCTGCGGTCACACCGGGCAGCCGCAAATAGCTATGCTGTGGACAGCGCCCGCACTGCCGCAGGAGAAAGGTTTATAGGATGAAGATACAGAGAATCGAAACGCGCAAAGCCGTCAATGTTGCGCACGACACCTCGCCTCGAGGCGTGGAAGCCCCGGCGCAACGGGAGTTCGCATGAGTCCTAGCCCACGTGTGAATGCCAATTGTTCTGAATCCGGCGCGTTGCCCCAGGTGGCCCTGCTGGCCACGGGAGGCACCATTGCCGGGGTGGCGGACACCCCCCTGGAGCAGATAAGCTATCAGGCCGGCGTGCTGTCCGTGGAGTGCATGCTGGAAAGCCTGCCCGGCATTGAGGGGGTGGCGCGTATCGCCAGCCGCCAGTGCGGCAACCTGCCCAGCGAGGACATGCGCCCCTGCCACTGGGCCAAACTTGGGCGCGACTGCGCCCAGGCCCTTGAAGACGAAACCATGTGCGGTGTTGTGCTTACCCACGGCACCGACACCCTTGAAGAATCGGCCTTCTATCTGCACCTGACCATGAGCAGTCCCAAGCCTGTGGTGCTCACGGGGGCCATGCGTCCGGCCACCTCTCTCAGCGCGGACGGCCCCATCAATATAAGGGACGCCGTGGCCGTGGCCGCCTGCCCGCAGGCGCGGGGGCGCGGGGCGCTTATCGTCATGAACGGGCGCATCATTTCGGCCCGCACGGCGGTCAAGGCCGGAACGCTGGATGTGGAAGCCTTTCGCGCTCTGGAATCCGGCCTGCTTGGGCGCGTAATCAATGGGCGGCCCGTCTTCTATCACAGCGGTGAGGACGGCCCTGTCCTGGCCGGAACCTACGCCGCCCATGCCGGACAGGACCATCTGCCGCGCGTGGATGTGCTGTACGCCTGCGCGGGCATGCCGCTGGACGCCACGCTCTTTTCTCTGGAGCGCTCGTCCGGGCTGGTCGTTGCGGGCATGGGCAACGGCTCCATGCCGTCAGATATCCGCAAGGCCCTGAATATGGCCGTCAAGGAGGGCAAACCCGTGGTGCGCGCCAGCCGCACGGGGGGCGCTCCGGTGACGGATCTTGAAGAATATGCGGCGTTCATCGCGTCGGGCATGCTTTCAACGCCCAAGGCGCGGGTGCTGCTCATGCTGGCCCTGGCCGAGGCAGAACGTCAGGGGGCGCGCGACCCGGAAGCGCGGATGGCCAGCGTGCGCCGCGCCTTCACGCACTGCCGCGAGGTATAATGATCAAGCCTTGCCTGCGGGGCGTAAAAGAAGCACAATCGCCCATTGTTTTTGGAGCCGGGCACCAAGGCTCCCGCGTTGGAACGGCTGCCGCGAAGATCAGCGCCGCTGTGCCGTCGCGCCATCGCGCGCCGTGACGAGCGTGTTTTGAACAGTGAGATGGCACGTTCGCAACGTGAATCCGC
This DNA window, taken from Desulfovibrio sp. 86, encodes the following:
- a CDS encoding Ppx/GppA phosphatase family protein, whose translation is MKLHTVAAMDVGSNAIRCLISDVSELGPDKPVKKSAYLRIPVRLGADVFTSGRISDARQHMFLEAMTAFVHLMRAYGVDHYRICATSAMRDAANGPALISSVSRATGLEISIISGVEEAEILFEANTFSAWTEPDETALYVDVGGGSTEIIAVKNNTLLEAQSFQVGTLRMLAQVVAPEEWLRLDAHLARMAETYKPRQIIASGGNINKAAKLLDKKEGKPASRAELQALYEDLRNLPYADRMARYRLNQYRADVIVPALEIFLTVAARSGAGRFIIPKVGLVDGMVRHMCFYGGAEQARQPPAPSFRDIP
- the ppk1 gene encoding polyphosphate kinase 1, whose product is MKDSGKMNNRELSWLCFNERILQEARDPSNPLVQRLRFLGIFSSNQDEFIKVRVASLARLSRSREPGKILLMGGLSPQEALQRVNSSVAKGQAAFRETYKSIVAAMQEQGIRVRNETQLTPGQEKFCRDYFAQVINPQLVPLMLTKSANLPFLQDSHIYHAVKMQPASGNKNRYAILRIPVNAECPRFVEMPSPAGCSDIIFVDDIIRLCLNDIFFMFNYDAISAYTFKVMRDAELTLDDDVSKSLIEKMEEGLEHRLRGRPVRLIYDQAMPQDLLNLLASKLHLKSGELDPGARYHMMRSLMNFPRVRPDLENRVMPPLEHPDIKPFSSILKVVKKKDILLHFPYHTFNHVVDFLCEAAIDPKVTDISISLYRTADHSRVINALVNAAQNGKKVTVFVELMARFDEERNVRTIDILHQAGVCIIHGLRDLKVHSKLLLVERTEGRKKTGYVYIGTGNFNEDTARLYSDVGLLSANQRLAEDARSIFNFLGASHKPMVSKDLVVAPHNMRSVFSRHIEAEIRNARAGKPAYIYAKLNSLTDESMINLLYRAGKAGVEVRLIVRGACCLKPQQPGLSENIWAISIVDKFLEHARIIIFCNNDAEKVFISSADWMPRNLDRRLEVAAPIYCPQLAQTLRDIFAIQWSDNIKARVLADTCANSYHSGLASIPCRSQTMLHDYYRHKAHLHGGVKPVHQTAPASMAPYSVPAAAPAATGTPAACGE
- a CDS encoding MFS transporter, translated to MDKKKISLVSLGHLSCDVNGGALPAVLPFLRTHYGLSYQATGGLMFAYSCLSSIIQPLFGLMADKLSKPWLIPLGVLLAGVGLTAVGFMSSYWAIFAAIGVSGVGAALFHPEGARFANKVSGESKGTGMSIFSIGGNAGFVVGPLLATFFLSMFGMPGMAIFGLLATVMASILLLLIMRMVAPEAAAAAQRTAEAAYGQPKGAKDAQPAQTTDGKAKPGEDAALPNNWREFSKLTGAIITRSILFIGFNTFIPLYWVSGFGQSKAAGAVALTVFCTFGVMSNILGGVLADKYGFRAIVRLAFALVTPVVLAFSLMPNLYAAYAMLPLLGFVLYVPFSSLVVLGQTYLARNIGFASGVTLGLATSLGGVFAPVLGWVADNYGLPRTFQCLAVVALVGAIFAFTLRKTEEKKKARTAA
- a CDS encoding GNAT family N-acetyltransferase; this encodes MNICNFNAQPTPARTPADYAACADIWLEASLLAHDFVDPALWTAQREAMARHYLPASQVTLFRHADRPIAFAAVCRPDDEDLLAALFVAPAFWRKGFGSALLRHVQRGRARLRLDVYRANTGALAFYQSMGFAPVGESLCGHTGQPQIAMLWTAPALPQEKGL
- a CDS encoding asparaginase — encoded protein: MSPSPRVNANCSESGALPQVALLATGGTIAGVADTPLEQISYQAGVLSVECMLESLPGIEGVARIASRQCGNLPSEDMRPCHWAKLGRDCAQALEDETMCGVVLTHGTDTLEESAFYLHLTMSSPKPVVLTGAMRPATSLSADGPINIRDAVAVAACPQARGRGALIVMNGRIISARTAVKAGTLDVEAFRALESGLLGRVINGRPVFYHSGEDGPVLAGTYAAHAGQDHLPRVDVLYACAGMPLDATLFSLERSSGLVVAGMGNGSMPSDIRKALNMAVKEGKPVVRASRTGGAPVTDLEEYAAFIASGMLSTPKARVLLMLALAEAERQGARDPEARMASVRRAFTHCREV